The Naumovozyma castellii chromosome 2, complete genome sequence TTAGGTTACTTGGCAAAGAATAATCAAGGTGAAGTTTGGATTAAAGGTGCATGTGTAATGCCAGAATATTATAAAAACCCAGAGGAAACCAAGAATTCATTGACTAAAGATGGATGGTTTATGACGGGGGATATTGGTGAATGGACACCAAATGGACATTTAAAAGTCATTGacagaaagaaaaatttggtCAAGACTTTAAACGGTGAATATATCGCCCTGGAAAAATTAGAAAGTGTGTACAGATCAAACCAATACgttcaaaatatttgtgTGTATGCTGATGAAACTAAAGTGAAACCAATTGCTATCATTGTACCAAACCAAGTCCCATTAAAGAAACTGGCCAAACAATTAGGTGTCATGGACGAAAATGAAACTGATATTGAACCTCATTTACAAGATAAAAGACTAGTAAATGCCGCctttaaagatattttgaaaacagGTAAATCACAAGGTTTGGTAGGTATCGAATTCTTACAAGGGATCGTCttctttgatgatgaatggACTCCACAAAACGGTTTCGTTACATCAGCAcaaaaattacaaagaaagaaaattttaaCTGCcgtgaaaaatttggtaaatCAAGTCTATGCCTCAACTTAAACTTAATCAATCATTTCATTCCAATCCCATGATGTCTCCTGCGCACAACCAAGGAGTTTTGCTATAAATCATCCCAAGCTTTTTTTGTCAATTGCTTTTGCTTATAATTgtcattttgtttttagTTTATTTCTATATATTTATGTGCATATTGAATGCTGCTTCAATAACAGAAATATTTACCTTACAATACATTACATCACatcattttatttattagcTTTTTTACTATCTTATTTTAAACCCCACATGATGTTTGGGTGTTAAAATCAATTCagaatttcattaaaatttaaacTGGTACACGCTAACCTATAAACTATTCAACCAAGCATAACGTTACCATATCAAGTCACTTCCCAAGGATAAACAACCCATACCTTTCACATGAATGCATCATTAAATAACCCGGAAACTACCGTGTACGTTGGGAACATTGATCCGAAAGTTACCAAGGAACAACTATATGAATTGTTTATTCAAGTCAGCCCCATCTCCAAATTAAGATATCCAAAGGATAAAATACTACAAATGCATCAAGGATATgcattcattgaattttatACGGCGAAAGATGTTCAATATGTTATTCAAGTGATGAATAATACAGTTGCATTATATGATCGGTTTTTAAAAGTAAGACAATCTGTACAAAATCCCACTAGTAGTATGGGAGGAGCAAATACGTctgaaaattcaaatcaaagTATCGTATTACCCATTGCCAAGTTATTTGTTAAGAATTTAGATGAAAGCATTGAAAATCCACAActaataaaattatttcaaaaatt is a genomic window containing:
- the HSH49 gene encoding U2 snRNP complex subunit HSH49 (ancestral locus Anc_8.797) — encoded protein: MNASLNNPETTVYVGNIDPKVTKEQLYELFIQVSPISKLRYPKDKILQMHQGYAFIEFYTAKDVQYVIQVMNNTVALYDRFLKVRQSVQNPTSSMGGANTSENSNQSIVLPIAKLFVKNLDESIENPQLIKLFQKFGPLFKDPEIFFLSNGKLRCAYIYFKFYENSDMAIAKLNNELIVNKRINVDYAFKENTSNKNAKYGDDVDRLLNREAKKNGMIK